One part of the Cottoperca gobio chromosome 14, fCotGob3.1, whole genome shotgun sequence genome encodes these proteins:
- the spns3 gene encoding protein spinster homolog 3, translating to MEPTDRPIPRWSVGSGSGLPYGSFMNSLSSLTPKAEEKEKPAISQRSAYIAVAVLCYVNLLNYVERYTIAGILPNIQRFFNIRDSTAALIQTVFICSFLLLAPLFGYLGDRYNRKYIMIGGLSVWLVMAAASSFVTQSYFWLLVLLRAMVGIGEASYSTIAPTIIGDLFVGTQRSMMICIFYLFIPVGSGLGYITGAGITALTGNWQWALRITPILGVVGLVLLFFLCPNPPRGAAETQGEGVTGQSSYLEDVKYLLKNKSYVWSSLGVTATAFLTGALAFWVPTFLSRAQVSQGLRPACVEEPCDSTDSYIFGAVTVVTGVLGGCLGSGLSRWLRVKVPNVDPLICAVGLLGSAPCLFISIFVASESIPATYVFIFFGEILISLNWAVMADILLYVVIPTRRSTAEALQISVGHLLGDAGSPYLVGLISDSIGKSNPASLNWSFYSLKYSLLICPFVGIVGGLFFLMTSRYISEDRKAAEQLVEGYPPPQQDPAAEPPIELSNGDKSNNEVNESVNI from the exons ATGGAGCCAACGGACAGACCGATACCTCGATGGAGTGTGGGCTCCGGCTCTGGACTACCTTATGGCTCTTTTATGAACAGCCTTTCATCACTTACACCAAAGgcagaggaaaaggagaaacCAGCCATATCACAGAGAAGCGCCTACATAGCTGTAGCTGTGCTTTGCTACGTCAACTTGCTCAACTACGTAGAACGGTACACAATAGCAG GTATCCTACCCAACATTCAGAGGTTCTTTAATATACGTGACAGTACAGCTGCACTTATACAAACAG TTTTCATCTGCAGTTTCTTGCTTTTGGCCCCTCTCTTTGGTTACCTCGGGGACCGCTACAACCGGAAATACATCATGATTGGTGGTTTGAGTGTGTGGCTTGTGATGGCAGCCGCCAGCTCTTTTGTGACTCAGTCA taCTTCTGGCTTCTGGTGCTGTTGCGAGCCATGGTGGGGATAGGGGAGGCCAGCTACTCTACCATTGCTCCTACCATCATTGGTGACCTCTTTGTTGGGACTCAACGGAGCATGATGATCTGCATCTTCTACCTCTTTATCCCTGTCGGAAG tggtCTTGGATACATAACAGGGGCAGGGATTACTGCTCTTACAGGAAACTGGCAATGGGCTCTCAGG ATCACTCCTATCTTGGGTGTGGTGGGACTTGTCTTGCTGTTTTTCTTATGCCCTAATCCACccagaggagcagcagaaacCCAGGGAGAGGGAGTTACAGGGCAAAGCTCTTACCTGGAGGACGTCAAGTATCTTTTGAAAAA TAAAAGCTATGTGTGGTCATCATTGGGAGTGACGGCTACGGCCTTCCTCACCGGAGCCCTGGCTTTCTGGGTGCCAACTTTTCTGTCCAGAGCTCAGGTCAGCCAAGGACTGCGACCAGCGTGTGTCGAAGAGCCCTGCGACTCCACAGACAG TTATATCTTCGGTGCTGTGACGGTGGTGACGGGCGTTCTGGGAGGATGTCTTGGCAGTGGTTTATCTAGATGGTTAAGGGTAAAGGTCCCAAATGTGGACCCACTCATCTGCGCAGTAGGCCTGCTGGGATCGGCTCCCTGCCTCTTTATCAGCATCTTTGTGGCATCTGAAAGCATTCCTGCCACTTAT GTATTCATTTTCTTTggtgaaatattgatatcactGAACTGGGCTGTCATGGCTGATATACTGCTG TATGTTGTCATACCAACCAGAAGGTCCACAGCTGAGGCTCTCCAGATTTCAGTCGGTCATCTCCTGGGTGATGCTGGGAGTCCTTACCTAGTAGGACTG ATCTCTGACAGTATTGGCAAATCGAATCCTGCATCTCTCAATTGGAGCTTCTACAGTCTGAAGTACAGCCTCCTGATCTGCCCGTTTGTTGGGATTGTGGGTGGACTGTTTTTCCTCATGACCTCCCGCTACATTTCTGAAGACAGGAAGGCAGCTGAACAATTGGTTGAAG gATATCCCCCACCACAGCAGGATCCTGCAGCTGAGCCCCCAATTGAACTAAGCAACGGGGACAAAAGTAACAATGAAGTTAATGAATCTGTAAACATTTGA
- the ube2g1a gene encoding ubiquitin-conjugating enzyme E2 G1a yields the protein MTEPQSVLLLRRQLAELNKNPVEGFSAGLIEDNDLYRWEVLIIGPPDTLYEGGVFKAHLTFPKDYPLRPPKMKFITDIWHPNVDKNGDVCISILHEPGEDKYGYEKPEERWLPIHTVETIMISVISMLADPNGDSPANVDAAKEWREDRHGAFKRKVARCVRKSQETAFE from the exons ATGACAGAGCCTCAGTCAGTGCTGTTACTCAGGAGACAGCTTGCAG AGCTAAACAAAAACCCAGTGGAAGGATTCTCAGCAGGCCTGATCGAGGATAATGATCTCTACAGATGGGAAGTCCTCATCATCGGGCCTCCAGACACACTGTA TGAAGGTGGTGTGTTTAAAGCTCATCTGACATTTCCCAAAGACTACCCTCTCAGACCACCTAAAATGAAATTTATCACAGATATTTGGCACCCTAATG ttgACAAGAACGGAGATgtatgtatttctattttacacGAGCCTGGGGAGGACAAGTACGGCTATGAGAAACCAGAGGAGCGCTGGCTGCCTATCCACACAGTGGAGACCATCATGATTAGTGTTATCTCTATGCTGGCAGACCCAAACGGTGACTCACCAGCCAATGTGGATGCTGCA AAAGAGTGGCGGGAGGACAGACACGGCGCATTCAAAAGGAAAGTTGCCCGTTGTGTACGAAAAAGCCAAGAGACTGCGTTTGAGTGA